From Kitasatospora sp. MAP12-44:
GTCTCCGCGCTGAGCAGCGCGCCCTCGGGGGTCGCGGCCGCGGTCAACGAGACCGTCGTGCCGCGCGGCGCCTGGGAGCGGACCGTACTCAGCGCGGGCGACCGGATCGAGATCCTCACCGCCGTCCAGGGAGGCTGAGCAGCCATGGCCGACGACCTTCTGACCATCGCCGACACCACCTTCACCTCCCGGCTGATCATGGGCACCGGCGGCGCCCCCAGCCTGGAGGTCCTGGAGCAGGCGCTGCGGATCTCGGGCACCGAGCTGACCACCGTCGCGATGCGCCGGGTGAACGCCAATACGCAGGGCTCGGTGCTCGACGTGCTGACCCGCAACGGCATCCGGATCCTGCCCAACACGGCCGGCTGCTTCACCGCCGGCGAGGCCGTCCTGACGGCCCGCCTCGCCCGCGAGGCGCTCGGCACCAGCTGGGTGAAGCTGGAGGTGATCGCCGACGAGCGGACCCTGCTGCCGGACCCGATCGAAACGCTGGACGCCGCCGAGACACTGGTCGACGACGGCTTCGTGGTGCTCCCGTACACCAATGACGACCCGGTGCTGGCCCGCAAGTTGGAGGACGTCGGCTGCTCGGCGATCATGCCGCTGGGTTCGCCGATCGGCTCGGGCCTGGGGATCCGCAACCCGCACAACTTCCAGCTGATCGTGGAGAGCGCGACCGTCCCGGTGATCCTGGACGCCGGCGCGGGCACCGCCTCCGACGTGGCGCTCGCGATGGAACTGGGCTGCTCGGCGGTGATGCTGGCCTCCGCCGTGACGCGCGCTCAAGAGCCGGTGCTGATGGCCGACGCGATGCGCAGGGCCGCCGAGGCCGGCCGCCTCGCCTACCGGGCGGGCCGCATCCCGCGCCGCTTCCACGCCGAGGCCTCCTCGGCGATGGCCGGCCGCGCCGACCTCGACCACCGCGAGCGCCCGGCGTTCTGAACGGCGTTCTGAACCATGACATCGGGGTAACCGCATCGTGCTCCGGGCCCCCCTACACTGCTCCGGTGGACATGACGTTGAACGACCCGCTGCTCGGAGCGCTGCTGGACGGCCGGTACCGGGTCGAGCAGCGCATCGCGATGGGCGGCATGGCCACGGTCTACCGGGGCACCGACACCCGGTTGGACCGGGTGCTGGCGCTCAAGGTGATGCACCCCGCGCTGGCCGGCGACGTGGAGTTCACCGAGCGCTTCATCCGGGAGGCCAAGGCCGTCGCGCGGCTCTCGCACCCCAACGTGGTCAACGTCTTCGACCAGGGCGCGGACGGCGGCGTCGTCTTCCTCGCCATGGAGTACGTGCCCGGCCGCACCCTGCGCGACGTGCTGGGCGACCGCGGTGCGCTGAGCATCCGCGCCGCGCTGGACATCCTGGAGCCGGTGCTGGCCGCGCTCGGCGCCGCGCACCGGGCGGGCCTGGTGCACCGGGACGTCAAGCCCGAGAACGTGCTGATCACCGATGGCGGGCTGGTCAAGGTCGCCGACTTCGGGCTGGTCCGGCTGCTCTCCGAGGCGGGCGCCTCGGTCACCAGCACCACCACGCCGGGCGTGGTCATGGGCACCGTCTCGTACCTGGCGCCCGAGCAGATCATGCAGTCCGGGCCGACCGACCAGCGGGTGGACGTCTACGCGGCCGGCATCGTGCTCTACGAGCTGCTCACCGGTCAGAAGCCGTACGTCGCCGAGAACCCGATGCAGGTGATCTACCGTCACCTGCACGAGTCCGTCCCGGCCCCCTCGCTCACCGTCCCCGGCATCCCGCCGGAGCTGGACGCGATAGTCGCCGCGGCCACCGCCCGCGAGCCGCAGTCCCGCCCGTGGGACGCAGTGGAGCTGCTGGCCGCACTGCAGCGGGTGCGCCGCGCGCTGACGCCGGACCAGCTGGACGCCGAGCCGCCCGCCTCCACCCGGCCCACCCCGCGGTTCGCCACCGCCGAGGCGACCTCGGTGATCACCGCGCCGCTGTCGGCTCCCGCGCCCGAGCACACCAGCGTGCTGCCGCCGATGCCGCTGCTCGCCCAGCCGCGCCCGTACAACGAGCCCGCCCCCACCCGGGCGCAGCGCCGGCCCCGGCGCTCGCGGCGGGGTGTGGTGTGGGGCGCGGTGCTCGGCGTCGTCGCCCTGGTCATCGCGCTGACCAGCTACCTCCTCTCCGGCGCGGTCTACGCGACGGTGCCCAGCGTGATCGGCCAGACCCAGGCGCAGGCCGTCAGCACGCTGAACGGGGTCGACCTGCAGGGCCGGTTCGTCCAGGCGTTCAGCGAGACCGTCCCGGCCGGCCAGGTGATCAGCACCGATCCCGGCGTCGGCGCGCGGGCCCGCAAGAGCGACGGGGTCAAGGTGACCCTCTCCAAGGGCCCCGAGCGGATCGCCGTGCCGGACGTCACCGGCAAGCCGCTGGACCAGGCGAGGCAGCAGCTCAGCAGCGCCCGGCTGACCCCCGGGACGACCAGCCAGGACTACAGCCCCAGCGTGCCGCAGGGTTCGGTGATCAGCACCGCGCCGGCCGCCGGGCAGCAGCTGGCGGTGGACGCACCGGTCTCCCTGGTGGTCAGCGAGGGCCCGGCTCCGGTCGCCGTGCCCGAC
This genomic window contains:
- the pknB gene encoding Stk1 family PASTA domain-containing Ser/Thr kinase, which translates into the protein MTLNDPLLGALLDGRYRVEQRIAMGGMATVYRGTDTRLDRVLALKVMHPALAGDVEFTERFIREAKAVARLSHPNVVNVFDQGADGGVVFLAMEYVPGRTLRDVLGDRGALSIRAALDILEPVLAALGAAHRAGLVHRDVKPENVLITDGGLVKVADFGLVRLLSEAGASVTSTTTPGVVMGTVSYLAPEQIMQSGPTDQRVDVYAAGIVLYELLTGQKPYVAENPMQVIYRHLHESVPAPSLTVPGIPPELDAIVAAATAREPQSRPWDAVELLAALQRVRRALTPDQLDAEPPASTRPTPRFATAEATSVITAPLSAPAPEHTSVLPPMPLLAQPRPYNEPAPTRAQRRPRRSRRGVVWGAVLGVVALVIALTSYLLSGAVYATVPSVIGQTQAQAVSTLNGVDLQGRFVQAFSETVPAGQVISTDPGVGARARKSDGVKVTLSKGPERIAVPDVTGKPLDQARQQLSSARLTPGTTSQDYSPSVPQGSVISTAPAAGQQLAVDAPVSLVVSEGPAPVAVPDVVGQPVTQAQSALTGAGFKTALGTDQAYSDTVPSGAVTAQDVSGTAAPGSTVTLTLSKGPQPVQVPNVVGMSESDATNALTAAGFKVKSSGLSLLGLLNVSSQSPNAGQQAPKGSTVTIKF
- the thiS gene encoding sulfur carrier protein ThiS, which produces MNPIPLTVNGEPREVADTATLAEVVSALSSAPSGVAAAVNETVVPRGAWERTVLSAGDRIEILTAVQGG
- a CDS encoding thiazole synthase — encoded protein: MADDLLTIADTTFTSRLIMGTGGAPSLEVLEQALRISGTELTTVAMRRVNANTQGSVLDVLTRNGIRILPNTAGCFTAGEAVLTARLAREALGTSWVKLEVIADERTLLPDPIETLDAAETLVDDGFVVLPYTNDDPVLARKLEDVGCSAIMPLGSPIGSGLGIRNPHNFQLIVESATVPVILDAGAGTASDVALAMELGCSAVMLASAVTRAQEPVLMADAMRRAAEAGRLAYRAGRIPRRFHAEASSAMAGRADLDHRERPAF